One segment of Bradyrhizobium sp. WD16 DNA contains the following:
- a CDS encoding substrate-binding domain-containing protein: protein MIGQKILLASAVAMACGAAQADDLKVALIYGKTGPLEAYAKQTETGLRMGFEYATKNSMTVDGRKIVIITKDDQGKPDLSKAALAEAYQDDNADIAIGTTSSAAALADLPVAEENKKILIVEPAVADQITGEKWNRYIFRTARNSSQDAIANAVAIGKPGVTVATLAQDYAFGRDGVAAFKEALAKTGATLAAEEYVPTSTTDFTAAGQRLFDALKDKPGKKIIWVIWAGPSPMAKLQDMDPKRYGIELSTGGNILPALADYKRLPGMEGATYYYYGIPKNPINDWLVTEHQKRFGAPPDFFTAGGFAAAMAVVTAVETAKSTDTEKLIAAMEGVSFDTPKGKMVFRKEDHQALQSMYHFKVKVDPNLAWAVNEPVRELKIEDMTIPIKNKR, encoded by the coding sequence ATGATCGGACAGAAGATTCTGCTCGCCAGCGCCGTGGCGATGGCCTGCGGTGCGGCCCAGGCCGACGACCTCAAGGTGGCGCTGATCTACGGCAAGACCGGCCCCTTGGAGGCCTATGCCAAGCAGACCGAGACCGGCCTGCGCATGGGCTTCGAATACGCCACCAAGAATTCGATGACGGTCGACGGCCGCAAGATCGTGATCATCACCAAGGACGACCAGGGCAAGCCCGACCTCTCCAAGGCGGCGCTGGCCGAAGCCTATCAGGACGACAATGCCGACATCGCCATCGGCACCACCTCCTCCGCCGCGGCGCTCGCCGACCTGCCGGTCGCCGAGGAGAACAAGAAGATCCTGATCGTCGAGCCGGCGGTGGCCGACCAGATCACCGGCGAGAAGTGGAACAGGTACATCTTCCGCACCGCGCGCAACTCCTCGCAGGACGCCATCGCCAACGCGGTCGCGATCGGCAAGCCGGGCGTCACCGTCGCGACGCTGGCGCAGGACTATGCCTTCGGCCGCGACGGCGTCGCCGCCTTCAAGGAGGCGCTCGCCAAGACCGGCGCGACGCTCGCCGCCGAAGAATATGTCCCGACCAGCACCACCGACTTCACCGCCGCGGGCCAGCGGCTGTTCGATGCGCTGAAAGACAAGCCGGGCAAGAAGATCATCTGGGTGATCTGGGCCGGACCGTCTCCGATGGCCAAGCTGCAGGACATGGACCCGAAGCGCTACGGCATCGAGCTCTCCACCGGCGGCAACATCCTGCCGGCGCTCGCCGACTACAAGCGCCTGCCCGGCATGGAAGGCGCGACCTATTACTACTATGGCATCCCGAAGAACCCGATCAACGACTGGCTCGTCACCGAGCACCAGAAGCGGTTCGGCGCGCCGCCGGACTTCTTCACCGCCGGCGGTTTCGCCGCGGCGATGGCGGTCGTCACCGCGGTCGAGACGGCCAAGTCCACCGACACCGAGAAGCTGATCGCCGCCATGGAAGGCGTGTCGTTCGACACGCCCAAGGGCAAGATGGTGTTCCGCAAGGAGGACCATCAGGCGCTGCAGAGCATGTATCACTTCAAGGTCAAGGTCGATCCGAACCTCGCCTGGGCGGTGAACGAGCCGGTGCGCGAACTCAAGATCGAGGACATGACGATCCCGATCAAGAACAAGCGGTGA
- a CDS encoding ABC transporter ATP-binding protein — translation MPLSLETRELTIRFGGHVAVDGVSCAFRPGELTAIVGPNGAGKTTYFNLISGQLSAASGAVLLDGRDITSLAAPLRTRAGLGRAFQLTNLFPNLTVEENVRLAVQAQNGTHYDMLRPWMVRRDLIAAADAILDSVALGARRSVPATALSHGDQRKLEVALMMALQPKVYMFDEPTAGMSVDEVPVVLDLIARLKQDASKIILLVEHKMDVVRSLADRIIVLHNGRLVADGKPAEVIASPIVQEAYLGIAPGKSAA, via the coding sequence ATGCCCCTCTCCCTTGAAACCCGCGAGCTGACCATCCGCTTCGGCGGCCATGTCGCCGTCGACGGCGTCAGCTGCGCCTTCCGGCCCGGCGAGCTCACCGCCATCGTCGGCCCCAATGGCGCCGGCAAGACCACCTATTTCAACCTGATCTCGGGACAGCTCTCCGCCGCCTCGGGCGCCGTGCTGCTCGATGGCCGCGACATCACCTCGCTGGCGGCGCCGCTGCGCACCCGCGCCGGGCTGGGGCGCGCCTTCCAGCTCACCAACCTCTTCCCCAACCTCACCGTCGAGGAAAACGTCCGTCTCGCGGTGCAGGCGCAGAACGGCACCCATTACGACATGCTGCGGCCGTGGATGGTGCGGCGCGACCTGATCGCCGCCGCCGACGCCATTCTCGACAGCGTCGCGCTCGGCGCGCGCCGCAGCGTGCCCGCCACCGCCCTGTCCCATGGCGACCAGCGCAAGCTCGAAGTCGCGCTGATGATGGCGCTTCAGCCCAAGGTCTACATGTTCGACGAGCCGACCGCGGGCATGAGCGTCGACGAGGTGCCGGTGGTGCTCGACCTCATCGCCCGCCTCAAACAGGACGCCTCCAAGATCATCCTCCTCGTCGAGCACAAGATGGACGTGGTGCGCTCGCTCGCCGACCGCATCATCGTGCTGCACAACGGCCGCCTCGTCGCCGACGGCAAACCCGCCGAGGTGATCGCCTCGCCGATCGTGCAGGAGGCCTATCTCGGCATCGCCCCGGGAAAGAGCGCGGCATGA
- a CDS encoding lytic murein transglycosylase, which yields MLRFLAATLVTLALLAASPALAQRPGPCRGGASFPLFLDQLKQDAAAAGVSQRTLAAASPYLVFDQGIVNRDRGQRVFGQIFTEFAGRMAADYRMQQGRARIQTYAAAFARAEKDYGVPPAVIAAFWGLESDFGANMGKLPTLRSLVSLAYDCRRSPMFQGETIAALKIIDRGDLTPAEMIGSWAGELGQTQFLPTHYVNYAVDYDGDGRRDLLRSAPDVIGSTANYIATGLKWRRGEPWLQEVRVPASLKWEEADLTIKHPRSQWAQWGVTFADGKPLPNDALAASLLLPMGRTGPAFLAYANFAAYTEWNNSLIYSTTAGYLASRIAGAAPMRRPGTAVAQLPFAEIKQLQQLLVHQGFNVGKIDGVLGQQSRSAVKAMQIKFGLPADSWPTAELLARMRPSAGIGSPSADAAPVRVRRAP from the coding sequence ATGCTCCGCTTTCTCGCCGCCACGCTCGTCACGCTTGCCCTCCTCGCCGCCTCGCCGGCACTGGCCCAGCGGCCCGGGCCCTGCCGCGGCGGCGCCAGCTTTCCGCTCTTTCTCGACCAGCTGAAGCAGGACGCTGCCGCTGCCGGCGTATCACAGCGGACGCTCGCCGCAGCGTCGCCCTACCTCGTGTTCGACCAGGGCATCGTCAATCGCGACCGCGGCCAGCGCGTGTTCGGCCAGATCTTCACCGAATTCGCCGGGCGCATGGCGGCAGATTATCGCATGCAGCAGGGCCGCGCCCGCATCCAGACCTATGCGGCAGCCTTCGCCCGCGCCGAGAAGGACTACGGCGTGCCGCCGGCGGTGATCGCCGCCTTCTGGGGACTGGAGAGCGACTTCGGCGCCAACATGGGCAAGCTGCCGACGCTGCGCTCGCTGGTGTCGCTGGCCTATGACTGCCGCCGCTCGCCGATGTTCCAGGGCGAGACCATCGCCGCGTTGAAGATCATAGACCGCGGCGATCTCACGCCCGCCGAGATGATCGGCTCATGGGCCGGCGAGCTCGGCCAGACCCAGTTCCTGCCGACCCATTACGTCAACTACGCGGTGGACTATGACGGCGACGGCCGCCGCGACCTGCTGCGCAGCGCGCCCGACGTCATCGGCTCGACCGCCAATTACATCGCCACCGGGTTGAAATGGCGGCGCGGCGAGCCCTGGCTGCAAGAGGTGCGGGTGCCGGCCAGCCTGAAATGGGAGGAAGCCGACCTCACCATCAAGCATCCGCGCTCGCAATGGGCGCAGTGGGGCGTCACCTTCGCCGACGGCAAGCCGCTGCCGAACGACGCGCTGGCGGCCTCGCTGCTGCTGCCGATGGGACGGACGGGACCGGCGTTTCTCGCCTATGCCAATTTCGCCGCCTATACCGAATGGAATAACTCGCTGATCTATTCGACCACCGCGGGCTATCTCGCCAGCCGCATCGCCGGTGCCGCGCCGATGAGAAGGCCGGGCACGGCGGTGGCGCAACTGCCCTTCGCCGAGATCAAGCAATTGCAGCAGCTGCTCGTGCACCAGGGCTTCAATGTCGGCAAGATCGACGGCGTGCTCGGCCAGCAGAGCCGCAGCGCGGTGAAAGCCATGCAGATCAAGTTCGGCCTGCCGGCGGATTCCTGGCCGACCGCGGAATTGCTGGCGCGGATGCGCCCCAGTGCCGGCATCGGCAGCCCGAGCGCCGATGCGGCGCCGGTACGGGTGCGGCGGGCTCCATAG
- a CDS encoding TetR/AcrR family transcriptional regulator, whose amino-acid sequence MASRHEPNEDDPKDEPKGAPKELPKTSRGERTRRRILDAAERQIGERGFGETSVASITQEAEVAQGTFYVYFRSKEEVLRELVLCMGRRLRRALTLATSGAPDRLEVERRGIHAFFAFVRKNPNLYRVVGESQFVDPIAYRRYYEDFAESYRVALEAAEARGEIAVGDCEVRAWLLMGLSDMAGRRYALWEAATSFDAAAEAAFDFVAHGLAPRP is encoded by the coding sequence ATGGCGAGCCGGCACGAGCCGAACGAGGACGACCCCAAGGACGAGCCCAAGGGCGCTCCCAAGGAGCTGCCGAAAACGAGCCGCGGTGAGCGCACGCGCCGGCGCATTCTCGACGCCGCCGAGCGCCAGATCGGCGAGCGCGGCTTCGGCGAGACTTCGGTCGCCTCGATCACCCAGGAAGCCGAGGTCGCCCAGGGCACCTTCTATGTCTATTTCCGCAGCAAGGAGGAGGTGCTGCGCGAGCTCGTGCTGTGCATGGGCCGGCGGCTGCGCCGCGCGCTGACGCTCGCCACCTCCGGCGCGCCCGACCGTCTCGAGGTCGAGCGTCGCGGCATCCACGCCTTCTTCGCTTTCGTGCGCAAGAATCCCAATCTCTATCGCGTCGTCGGCGAATCCCAGTTCGTCGATCCGATCGCCTATCGCCGCTATTATGAGGATTTCGCCGAAAGCTATCGCGTTGCGCTCGAAGCCGCAGAGGCCCGCGGCGAGATCGCGGTGGGCGATTGCGAGGTGCGCGCCTGGCTGTTGATGGGGCTGAGCGACATGGCCGGCCGCCGCTACGCGCTATGGGAAGCGGCGACTTCGTTCGACGCCGCCGCCGAAGCGGCCTTCGATTTCGTCGCCCATGGGCTGGCGCCGCGACCGTGA